A genomic window from Triticum urartu cultivar G1812 chromosome 7, Tu2.1, whole genome shotgun sequence includes:
- the LOC125524298 gene encoding arogenate dehydrogenase 2, chloroplastic-like, translating into MAIPSPARLHLPSSCRRSAALTNLQSVDRSTAACRWRGRLLPVAAAPLRLRAVHAAAAARQPFDNGSGVIEAEGEEDDDDEHPRLKIAIVGFGNFGQFLARTLVRQGHTVLAHSRSDHSTAAADLGASFYADPHDLCECQPDVVLLATSILSTEAVLRSLPVHRFRRSTLFADVLSVKEFPRKQLLSRLPEDFDIICTHPMFGPESARDGWAGLPFVFDRVRVGDSPARRARAEAFLNIFEREGCRMVEMPCAEHDAHAAETQLVAHTVGRMLATLGLRPTPIDTKGYETLLRLVDNTCSDSFDLYNGLFMYNKNSTELLHRLEAALDTVKRRLFHNLHDVLRKQLFEGSPPLNRDGPPTPDSSSTAGAESLSNDRP; encoded by the coding sequence ATGGCGATCCCTTCCCCCGCGCGACTCCACCTACCGTCCTCCTGCCGCCGGTCGGCGGCTCTCACCAACCTCCAATCCGTTGACAGGTCTACGGCGGCATGCCGGTGGCGGGGGCGCCTTCTCCCCGTGGCCGCTGCTCCGCTCCGCCTCCGCGCCGTGCATGCCGCGGCCGCTGCGCGGCAGCCGTTCGACAACGGGTCCGGCGTCATTGAAGCGGAgggggaggaggacgacgacgacgagcaTCCGCGCCTGAAGATCGCCATCGTGGGGTTCGGCAACTTCGGGCAGTTCCTGGCGCGGACGCTGGTGCGGCAGGGGCACACGGTGCTGGCGCACTCCCGCTCCGACCACTCGACCGCCGCGGCGGACCTCGGCGCGTCCTTCTACGCCGACCCGCACGACCTCTGCGAGTGCCAGCCCGACGTGGTCCTCCTGGCCACCTCCATCCTCTCCACCGAGGCCGTGCTCCGCTCGCTCCCCGTCCACCGCTTCCGCCGCAGCACGCTCTTCGCCGACGTGCTCTCCGTCAAGGAGTTCCCCAGGAAGCAGCTCCTGAGCCGCCTCCCCGAGGACTTCGACATCATCTGCACGCACCCCATGTTCGGCCCGGAGTCGGCGCGCGACGGCTGGGCCGGCCTCCCGTTCGTGTTCGACAGGGTCCGCGTCGGCGACTCCCCGGCCCGCCGCGCGCGCGCCGAGGCGTTCCTCAACATCTTCGAGCGCGAGGGGTGCCGCATGGTGGAGATGCCCTGCGCGGAGCACGACGCGCACGCCGCCGAGACGCAGCTGGTGGCGCACACCGTGGGGCGGATGCTGGCCACGCTCGGGCTCCGCCCCACGCCCATCGACACCAAGGGCTACGAGACGCTGCTCCGGCTCGTGGACAACACCTGCAGCGACAGCTTCGACCTCTACAACGGCCTCTTCATGTACAACAAGAACTCGACGGAGCTGCTCCACCGGCTCGAGGCGGCGCTGGACACCGTCAAGAGGAGGCTCTTCCACAACCTCCATGACGTGCTCCGGAAGCAGCTCTTCGAGGGCTCGCCGCCGCTCAACAGGGACGGCCCGCCGACCCCGGACTCCTCGTCCACCGCCGGCGCCGAGTCGTTGTCTAATGACCGGCCGTGA